The genomic DNA cccCAGTTTCTTTTGTTAACCAAAATAGTTTTTCTACAATAaggcacatttcacatttcttaaTGATTTCCCACTCAGTCCCATATAGTTTTGGAGCATCAAACGAAGACTATGTCAAGAGACATGCATGTCGGGGTACATACTCCCTTgaccttgaccaaggcactggcctcagaactggagttggtctccgggcactgcactgtggctgccaaCTGCTCCTAAGTAGCTTGGATGCAGAGGACATTGACATTGATTTTTATGTTGTAATTGAATAAAATCTTCATCTTAATTTCCTTGCGAGTTGTACATTTTGATACACATTGATCCAACCGTTTTATCTGCCTATCAATGAATTTGGAAATGTATTTGATCATTGATATCTTTCgataataattaacaaatgaatacattgaatatATGTATTAACCATAAACTTAACCATATTTCACCTTTAACCTCACTTCCCTGACACCATGTCAGTTAAATAGTTGAAGATAAAGATTTTGCTCCTGAAATTatgatatttatttctgtaacttTGGAATAAGTGGGGGACTAATGTTGGGCTTTCTGCTTCCAGCCTCTTCATCCTGTCCAATGAAACGGTCAACATTTGGAGTCACCTGCTGGGCTTCTTGCTCTTCTTCTCCCTGGGGCTGTATGACATGACAACAGTGCTGCCCTCAGCTGGGGCCTCCAGAGAAGACTATGTCATCTACTCCATAGGGCTCTTCTGCTTTCAGGTAGGGCCCTGAGCGCCTTGCTGACatcacatttctgttttgatGTTCCCAGAGGACAACTGATTTAGTGTAATTCCAAGAGCATTATGTCACATTATTGCTCTGCATGTTGTTGTATATTTACCTGGATTGTTCTTGGTGAGGTGGTTTGCGTGTTGTTTTGCAAAATCTAATGCTTTGGCATGAAATGTGCCTTGACCTGATTTATGGAAAACGGAAATCGTATTGGTTATGCAAATACATTCTTGGCAGAAGCAGCTATATTGTGAGCTATGCCATATCGTAGGCAAATTCTATTCTAGGTACTGGCTCTGACCAGGAAAATGCTTTTTCCTGTAATCGTGTGTCATTTCATAACATGATTTCTgtcttttgcttttgctttttgctTGTGTCAATCGCAATGATCAAAACAGATGAACTTCACTTTATTGTCCAGATGTTCCTCAGGCACAGATGGAGCCTGCTGGACTCTTTCTCAAAGTCTCCTTGTTTGGTTCAGGTGTGCATGCTGTGCTCGGTTGGTTACCACCTGTTCTGCTGCCACCGGTCGGAGAAGACCTGTCGCCGCTGGATGGCACTGGACTATGCAGGAATATCCATCGGAATCCTCGGCTGTTACGTTCCAGGAGTCTTCTATGCCTTCTATTGCAATGGTGTAAGTTAACCCTCTGAAAGCAATGAGATCCCTTCAGACCGGGCCTGGTAAACCTGCAAGACTAGTGAAGCTTTGTGGGTAATAATGATTGATTGTTAAAGATTCCATTGCATTTAGCTGATTATATTCTTATGTTTTTTGGTGTTCTTTGGTCAAAGATCAAGGACAAATGACCATGTGAGTTTGCTTGCATCCTTTTTTCCTCCTTTAATTACATAGTTTGGTGCATTGACTGGAACTTTTGTGCTTCTCACCAGTACTGGAGGCAGGTGTACCTGATCACCGTGTTGGCTATGATCCTGACGGTCTTCTTTGCCCAGATCCACCCCCATTACCTCACACAGGAGTGGCATCAGCTCCGCACCACCATCTTCTGCTCTGTCGCTGGATACGGGGTCATTCCTGCCACCCACTGGGTGTGGCTCAACCATGGCTTTGGGGCCATCATTGTCCAGGTAAGGGAGATGGATATTCATCAGGTTCGCCAGAATGGTCAACCACCTTGATCTAGGGAAGGTCGGTCCCAGTCCTGATGGGCCAAAACTTCAGCCGCCATACCGTTCAGTTAGCAGCCACTTTAAACCAAAGAATATCCACCTCAGGGTTTGGTGCTTTCTGATGGAATGAGGAGTTCAATTAACTTCTTCTGACCTGTAACAGAATAAAAGGCAGCTGAAAACATAACTGGCCCATCTCTGATTTTAAGACCATGATGGTTGTTCCATCTAGTAAGGTGATGGATTTTGCTTAAGTGATGTCTATTAAAGTCTTTACATACAGTACCTGGCTGTTTACAGGTTTGTTTATTTCTCTGCAGGAGTTTTTACCTCGTGTTTTGGTCATGTATTTGATAGCTGCAACAGCCTTTGTTTTCTATATCACCAAAGTTCCGGAGCGCTATTTTCCAGGTATGTATGTATTGtcgtttctttttaaaaagttctGCATATAGCTATGTTCGAAACTAAATTCAGATAGCGTTCTTACATGGTATTTCGTGTCAGTATGTGAGGCATTCATGGCATAGTGGAACCATGGGCACAGTGTAAGATTGCAGTATATTGCTAATGGAAGTGTGACAGGGAGTGTAACTTAGTGCTGTATCCCTGTTGGgagtatttgaaatgaaacgaatgCCTTTGGCTTCCACAGGGCAGCTGAATTACCTTGGGGCCAGTCATCAGGTGTGGCACATCCTCGTGGTGCTGATGTTTTACTGGTGGCACCAGACTGCAGTGTCCATAATGCGCTATCGCCACAGCCAGCCCTGCCCAGACCACTCCCCGAGCGGGTAGTATCCTACAGCATGGGCCACAGCGTTGTCCCAGCTCTACCCACCCCACATCTTTCCAGTCAGTCTGGAGCAACGGTCATGTCTGACCATATCACACATCCGCATGCTTATGTTACTAGTTAAGACGGGTTGGCGACATGGTGGTGAAAACTTCCATATGctagtttctttcttttttttgaactTCAGAATTAAGTTTGAGAGTGTGGTCATTATGTCCTTACCTAATGGATGGCCTGTTCTTGAATTTTCTAACTTGGATAAATATTCTGAAGCCTTTATTTTATGTGCCTACTAATTCATTTCTAACTGATGACATGTAGTATTGGTACACTTTTGTCTTTTGTACAGGTGGACAATtagaatttcattttttattagaaTTTCGGACTTCATGTTAGTTATCATTTTCTTATGCATATGACCAGGATTCATTGGTCAAGCAACACAGTGCTCTCATAACTGTGTTTAGTGAGCTGCATAGTTAAGGCAGTAATATCTCAGCATAGAATTTGTAAAGGAAAAACAGTCACATTCACTGTTACAGCAAATGTTTACAATATATTGTATGTTATAACAAGGGAGTAATGCAGGTTTGAAATATGTTCAGTATTTTACTACAATTGTAGGAAATgtattacatgaaatcaaaataCCCATaagttgttttattttgaatcatAGCTTGTCGCATACGTGAAATGTACATGTGTACAATACTGCTTGCACCATTGCTGTAGTGTGCATACTTTTGTGTACTTTAGTAATTCACCTGTTCCACCATCATGCTGTATGCCTTTGTATGCCCTCTGCACAACCTGTATACCGGGCAGCTGTATCAGTGATGAGTTTTACTATGAAGTGTCCTTTCAGAATGTGTGGTCCAGTCGCTTTGAACTGGAATTATGCATGATTTCTCTTACTGTAATGAGATGTTATTGGGACTCTTGGTGTGTGGCACCACGACTGTATTTAAAGATATAATTACAGTTTTTGTGAAATGAAGTTCATTGATCACACCAGAGAAATTCACTGTATGCACAGTGCTTGACGTTGACGAGAGACCGTGTCCAAATTAAGCTTCTCTGCATGGTATATTTATTTAGACCTATTGTTTGTCCTGATTTTCTTAAAAAGTTGggcttttttttaatacatccTGTTTCTCTGCTTTGTGTTACTAGTTTTGACATTATTAatggtattattattaacaaaatTGTATCCTTCAAATTAGCATGAATCGGGTATATTGCATTAGGTGGAGAATGTAGGCTAGGTGTAGCAGTGCTCTCACCTTTAATTGACCAGATAGCTTTGAAGTCTGCTTGAAGTATTTTCTCCTTAATATGTAGCGCTTTCTACTCAA from Conger conger chromosome 12, fConCon1.1, whole genome shotgun sequence includes the following:
- the LOC133142079 gene encoding progestin and adipoQ receptor family member 3-like, which codes for MPQKLLKSAHYIELGSYQYWPVLVPRGIRLYTYEQIPVFLKDNPYITDGYRAHLPSKLCIKSLFILSNETVNIWSHLLGFLLFFSLGLYDMTTVLPSAGASREDYVIYSIGLFCFQVCMLCSVGYHLFCCHRSEKTCRRWMALDYAGISIGILGCYVPGVFYAFYCNGYWRQVYLITVLAMILTVFFAQIHPHYLTQEWHQLRTTIFCSVAGYGVIPATHWVWLNHGFGAIIVQEFLPRVLVMYLIAATAFVFYITKVPERYFPGQLNYLGASHQVWHILVVLMFYWWHQTAVSIMRYRHSQPCPDHSPSG